Genomic segment of Aptenodytes patagonicus chromosome 17, bAptPat1.pri.cur, whole genome shotgun sequence:
CCTCCTCTGCTCGCTGTGAGGACACTGGGGAGGTCTgatcccttttcttctcccttgcaGGCACCACCTCCGAGCCCGCGCTGTTGCCATTCCCAGGTGAGATTCTTCTCTTAAAGTCGCTTTTCTCTAGAAAGTTTTGTagttgaaaatgccttttttttgttgttgttgttgttaaaaacGGGGTTTGGGGAATTTCAAAAAGGAAGCACGTTGCTTTGGAACAAAAAGtggcaacaaaaagcaaaacttcttttacagaaaggaaatagaGATTCTTTATTATCCCTATTCTGCTTATTATCCCCAGAGGGGAATTTTGCCACCTCCTGCTGAGTCCCTGTCCTTGTGCCATTCATCACACCCGAGCGAGTAATTCCCTTGATGTGGCAGGCCAGGGGCGTTTACATGCCTGCTCCCCATCGCCAGCAGCTTGAGAGATCATCTCCGTCCCACCAACTCCCACGTGGGACCAGCTCCGGACGCGTTCATTGAGGCTAATAAGAATTTGCTAATTGCATCTCATCACTTGTCACCCATCATATGTCATCATGCGATGCCACGTGTCCGCTTTCCTCTCCTGCCGTTGGGTTATTGCCCAGGCCATTAGTAGGCAAGATGATGGGGTGATGGCGCATCTCATTTATGTATTGAGATGTACTGAGTCTTCATGTCTGCTGCTTCCAGCAGATGAAGAGAAACCCgcggtgggcagcagcaggccagcagctgccttgtgCTACAGCGAAGGGTCACTATTTTCTTTAAGGAGCAGAGATTTGACGCAGAGAGGGCTCCCGCCCTCCCCGTGACACCCACTGAGTGTTTGCCACCTCCTGGCCCCGGGGAGGGCTCGTTGCCTGCTGAGGGACCTCTCTCTGCCCGTATCCAGAGATACGGCTCGCCAACGGGCCCAGCCGGTGCCAGGGGCGAGTGGAGATCCTCTACAATGGCTCTTGGGGGACGGTCTGCGACGACGACTGGGACATTGTGGATGCCAACGTGGTGTGTCGCCAGCTGGGCTGCGGCCATGCCATCGTCCTCCCGGCCGCCATGACCTTCGGCCAAGGGAGTGGACCCATCTTCCTGGACAACGTGGACTGCAAGGGCCGGGAGGCAGCCTTGAGCGAGTGCTGGAGCCACGGCTGGGGCATCCACAACTGCTACCACTACGAGGACGTGGCTGTTGTATGCAACGGTAAGGAGGCTCGGTTCCTCGGGGGCGAGGAGAGCAGCGGGGTGCCTGCGGTGCTGCAAGTCCTGGTGTCTGCAGACACCTTGGGGGAGCCCAAGAGTTGTATCTCAGAGCCTGTTCCTCTGAGCCTGGGTCAGCCAAACCTCCTCTGCATCCTTCCTCCACCCCTTTCTTCAATCCAGGTCATCTCCCAGCTCAGCATGCTGGTGTTCCATAGGGTGACCAGCCTGTTTTGTGTTCCCTGTCACTCCCAGCTCAGGGACTTTGCAACCTCTCCGGCACCATCCCTGGGGAAAGAGCACATGCCCACCCACGCTCCTGCCTCTGAGTCAGCCACTGCCCGACTGCTCTTTCCCCTTTTGACTTGCCTTTCTTTAAGTTGCTGAGCTTTTCAGTAGGAAATGTACCTAAAGGTGAGAAAAGCAGTGGAAAGCGTTTGAACTTGGCATGGGAAAGCGGAACGGCTCCGTGCCAACCCCTATATTCCCTACACGCTGGTTTGCTCATCAGCCCCGTATCAATGATTGGTAAACGTGAGGCTGTGCAGACCTGGAGCTTGGCCACGGCTGCGAATGCTTGGTGAATCCCCGCGTCCTGCAGAAGCAGGGCTTGGAAAGgggggtgctgctgggctggctgGTGGGTTGGACCAGCAGCAACCAGAGAAAGGAAGTCATGGATTGAGCAGGAACCCCGAATCAAGgcgctgctggaggggagaggcagaaggactgaagggggaggtgggggagatgGGTCTGAGGGCAGAGCAGCGGCTTGAGCCCTTGGGTGTTTGCAGTTTGGTTGGTGAAGGAGACCAGGAGATGCTCTGGGGTGGCCCTCAGAGGAGATGCAGGAGTTTGACCCCAGCACCAAACCGCTAGGGAAGGTGCTCCCACCCGTGCTGACAGAAGCTTTCTGTCGGTTGTGGTTACGGAGGAAAGCGTGGAGCCAGCCAGCTCTTGGCCGTGCTGGTGGGCTGGGTTTCTCAGGATGCTTCCCGCAGCCCTCAGGCATGCGTGCGGATGGCGATCGGACCGCTCGGCTCCACTTCCATCCAGCTCCCTGCACCACCCCCAGATAATTTTGGTGCAAACCCTCTTGCTTTCCGTGGTGTGTGCTTGCCAGCGTGTGTGCACGCTGGTGCCCGAGGCAGGGGAGCAGCGGGGTGGGCAGCGCGCGGGGGCACTGCTCACAGCCGGCTTCTGGACGGATTGCTGCGGGCAGCAATGGATGCCGTCTCTCCGCTTCCCTTTCAGAGTTCTTGCCCACGCAAGCCAGCGAAGGACCGACAAGCAGGACCCTCACAGCCTCGGTACAGGATGGGGAAAGTAAGCTGCTCGGCCGTCGCTTGCAGGGGCCCGCCCTGGCTGAGGGCTGGTAGAGAGCAGCATCCCCCACCCGTCACCCGCTGCCCCTCCGTGAAGCACCCCGACTCCCCGGCTCCGAGGGCCAGAGCCTCGGGGACCCCGTCGTTGTGCCAACCGTGGCCGAACCCTGTCCCAGAGGTTCACCAAGGCTCCCATCAGCCGGGCTGCCCTAAAGCATTGCCCCTTCCCCGCAGTTTCTCACCCGGTTTCTTTGCCGTCGTGGGCACTGCCGGATCCAGGCTCGGTGGCATCGCTGTGCCGTGGCGTGTGTGGTGACCTCCTGGGGAAAGCAATGTCCTTCTCACCGCGTGCTGCCACCCTCCAGGTGACGGCAGCATCCGTCTGGTGAGCGGGACCGACACCTGCCGAGGCCGGGTGGAGATCTTCTACCGCGGGAACTGGGGCACCGTCTGTGACGACGACTGGGGCCTGAGCGACGCCAGCGTGGTGTGCAAGCAGGTGGGCTGCGGCCAAGCCCTGGATTACAAGAGCAACGCCTATTTTGGCTACGGCACGGGGCGCATCCTCCTGGACAACGTCAACTGTGACGGCAGCGAGCCTTTCCTCTCCGCCTGCTACAGCCTTGGCTGGGGCATCCATAACTGCGGCCACCATGAGGACGCTGGGGTCATCTGCACAGGTACCGGGGCAGAGAATCACCTTCGGGGCTGTCCGCCGTGGGGGGCAAAAATCCAGGGACATCCTGGTCCCCAAGGAGAAATGGCCTCCGAGAGATGCTGACATGCCCAAGGTCAGGCAGGGACCTGGGCTCTGCGCTGCTGGAGCATCCTTTCTCCTTATCTGCCATCATCCTGGTGCTCCAGAGCAGGCTGCGACACCGCGCCGAGAGCCTGGGACACGCAGTTTGCAAGGGAAATgcatctgcctgcctgccattTCCCTGCTCTGCCGGCTGGAAAACAAGCTGCCCGCGTCCGGAAGGAGCGAGTGGCTGCCAGGGGCCGGGCACGCAGCCAGACCCGGcctgcccccccttcccctccctaaATGATGTATTTCTGCCATTCTCCACTGATTACCATTTATAATGTTAATAATCCCCCTGAATTCCCTCATTATCACGGCTAATGACGGGAGCACTAAGTGCCGACGCTTTCCCTTTCCCACTATTACCGAACAAAGAGGCTGATGCAGGAGAAAAGGGACAATTTTCTCAGGCTGGTCCTTTCCTCCCTAAATGTCCCCGTCCCCTCTGGCACCTCGCCCGGGCACGGAGCCGATGGCACCAAGATGCACAGCCCTTGCTCGGTGGggcaggggaaaaacaaaactttagAGCTGATGAACCCTGCCTGATAAACCTCCCGGGTATGCGGAGAAGCGAGGGACCCCTTGGCACTGCAGGTGGGACCTCGGCGCTTGGGTTGGGGTGGAGAAACACCATCTCCAGCACGTGGGCAGCAGGGCTGTACGGGTGAACATGggccacctccatccccatcacCCTGGAGCACCCAGGCCACCCTGGGTCTGCCTCCCGGAGTCAGCAAGCTCACAGCTTCGCAGCTTCTCCTCGCACGTCACCTCTGTCCCTCTGTGTCACTGCAGGGCTGGACACGTCCACCATCACGTCCTTCACCACCTCGGTGGCCCTGGACTACGAAGAGACGCTCACTGCCACGGCCACAGGTAGGTCGGCAGCCACCCAGCTCACCCTTGAGCCGtagccggggctgggggctcacTGGGGGGGGACTGTGTCTTCTGTGTCCTCCCGTGACCCCAGCACGGTCACCCTGGGGTCCTGCCGCACGTAGGTGAGGCTCGGGGGGTGACGTTGCCCACAGCAGGAGCTTGCCATGGGGCCACCGCGGTGCTAGAGGCTGCTGGCACTGACCGGAGCAGGGGCAGCGGGTGCTGGAGCTGGACCCCCCCAACGCCCGTGTGTCCCCACGCTTGTCCCAGCAGCGACAGACAGCAGGGACCAGCCCTCCCAGGCCACCGAGGTGGTCACCACCGGCCTCCTTACCTTCGAGCAGGAAAGTAAGTGTGCGGCCGCTGCTAGTCCTGCACGGGGTCCGGCATGGCCCCCCAGGGCTCCACGTCCCTGAGGGGTTACCCCATATCCCCAGGGCTCACCCCACAGCCCCGGGAACTACCCCATGCTCCCACAGGACCTTCCACATCCCCTGGGTTTACCTCATTCTCCGAGGGCTCACCCCACATTCCCAGGGGATCTCCGGCACCCCACGGTTCACCCCATGCTCCCAGGGTTCACCCCATGCCACCAGGCAGTTGCCCCATTCCCCCAGGATGTACCCCACATCCCCAGGGCTCTCTTATGTCCCCCAAGTACCCCAGGGAGTTACGTCCCCGGGGCTCACCCCACATCCTCAGGGCCCGCCCCATGCCCCCAGGGCTCATTCCATATCCCCAGAGGTTACCCCATGTGCCCAGCGCTCAACCCCATGCCCCCAGGGAGTTACCCCACATCCCCAGGGCTCACCCCATATCCCCAGGGTTCACTCCATGCCCCCCAGGGGTTCACCCCACATCTCCAGGGATTACCCCGTGCTCACAGTACTCACCCCGTGCTGCTTGGGAGACACCCCATGTCCCCAGGGGCTTACCCCACATCCCCAGGGCTCACCCCATGTTCCCTGGGGCCTCACCCCGTGCCCCCGGAGGGTCATCGGGGGACATCGAATcccccgcggagccccggtcccccCGGTGGCGTGCCTGTGCCGGGGTCCCCCACGCAGGTGACGGCGTGCGGCTGGTGAACGGGAACGGGAGCTGCCGCGGGCGGGTGGAGGTGCGGCACCGCGGCACCTGGGGCACCGTCTGCGACGACGACTGGGACTTCCCCGATGCCCAGgtggtgtgccggcagctgggctgcggcGCCGCCCTCGCCGCCACCGTCCTCGGCTCCTTCGGCTACGGCAGCGGGCCTGTCCTGCTGGATAACgtgggctgcggcggcggcgaggctcgCCTGGCCGACTGCTTCCacctgggctgggggcagcacaACTGCGGCCACCACGAGGATGCCGGGGTCATTTGCCGAGGTGAGAGCGGGAGCAAGCCCGGTGGCCACCGGCTCCCGCCCGAGGGTCTTCCCTTGCCagctgggggggagaggggggatggATGCGATTGTCCGGGGCTCCCCAGGTCTCCGCTGAAGCCCGGCTCGGTGGCGTGGAAATCCCATGAGATAATGGGATTTCAGCCACACAGATGCTGGCCATGGGAAAGGGGGTCCCCGAAATGGGGTGATGGGTGTATGTGAGCCCCAAGGCCCTGGTGTTCCTCCTGCCCACGGGGGGACAGCAGCGGCGGTCGGGTGCCGTGGTGGCCGGTGATGGCCAGAGCGTGGGTACCACCTCTGGTCTCCGCTTGTGCACTTTCCTGGAAGCGCAGTGGCTGCACATCCCACCCCACACATCCCTGCATCCATCCTCAGCCAGCCCCACACCGCTGCTGAGGGGCTCTGACCCAGCCCTGGGGGGGCACAGGAGTCCCCTGAGTCGCTTTTCCCACCCCTTCCCCGCTGCACCAGGCGCTGACGATGCTGGAGACCATTTCCAAGAAGCCACCGCTACAACCACCACGTCGGCCCCGACCCGTCCCAAGGATGGTAGGTATCGAGGCATCAACGGGGACgcagtgccagccctggggaCGCTCTGCACCAGCACAGGGTGGAAACGGAGGTGGCTTGGGCAGCGGCCAGTGGCTTCGGCAGTGCCTGAAGCACTGACCTGGAGCAGCCCACGAGAGGGGGAAAAGCCGTGCTGGTGGCACCGTTAAGCCGTGGCCTCTCCCGGTGCCCCCAAGGCTAGTCCGGGCAGAGGAGGTGATGGACCTCAGGTGATGGACCATTAGGTGATGGACCtcggtggggagaggaggggatggTCCAATGGGGCTGAGCTGGGAACAGAGATTATTGTCTGTTCCTTCAACCTGAACATCCACCGCGATGCTTTGGGGGTCAGCCCCAGCTCTGACGCTGGCAAGTGGTAACCCCCTCGTGCCCCTGCCTGTGCAGAAGCAGTGGTGGAGCCGTGGGGAGCAGCAAACATCTGCCCAGCCTTGGAGAGACCAGGGCTCTTCTTGCCCTGGGGCCACCTGGCCAGGACGGGTCCCTTCTCTGCCAGCCCTGTGGAGCCAGCCCGACGGGTACCAACTGTCCCAGGGcggtggcaggcagggagaggggtaCGCAGTGCTGGGGTGAgcatgggcaggggctgcccccgGGGCTGCCTCACCCCGTCCCCTCCGCAGGGTCCGTGCGCCTGGTGAACGGCAGCCACCGGTGCGAGGGGCGCGTGGAGATGTTCTACCTGTCCCAGtgggggacggtgtgcgacgACGCCTGGGACCTGCGGGACGCCAAGGtggtgtgcaggcagctgggctgcgggcACGCCGTGGCAGCCTGGGGGGAGGCACGCTACGGCCAGGGCACTGGCTACATCTTCCTCGACAACCTCAAGTGCAAAGGCCACGAGCCCTCGCTGCTGCGCTGCTCCCACATCCGCTGGGACGTCCACAACTGCGACCACTCCGAGGATGCCGGTGCCGTCTGCGGCATCCTATGACCACCCGCCCGCCGGGACCCTTGCGCAGGTAGGGGGGCGAATGGGGGTGGTGGAGGGAGCTGGTGGCAATGCCCATGGAGAGGGGCTGAACCGTGGCTGCGGGTCGGGGACACTCAcactctgcctcagtttccccactcgCCCTACGGGGGCACTGGCTGGGCCCCCCGCGAGTGTTTGGGCTCTGAGGATGGAAAAAGCCAGGTGAAGTCCAGGCTTTCCTCTGCTCCTAAAATACTGGCTGAAGCTTTCCCCCCCTGGACTGCcccttggaaaaacaaaaccatttttagTGTGAAATTTGGTTGGTTTCAGCCATTTTAAGAGATGAGGagagaaaaatggattttctgctgtgaaaatgacGTTAGATTATACTCGGAAAATGTAAAAAGGAGCTGACACCAAACCAGGATATTCCAGTGGCTCTGCAGTGagttgctgctgttctgcaattTGCTTTGCAACCCCCCCAGCAATCCAAATACCcgtttttttcttcccattttggCAGAAGAAATACCAAGTCCTCACCAATTTCCATGCAGCAGGAACGCAGGTGTTGGATCTCACACCGTCTGCAACCCTGTCCCGCTTCATGGCTGCCCGGTATTTCTTCCTCACGCCCATTTCACCTCCTGTTTTTGTCTGCAAACGCCACTGGGTTTGCAGAGAGCTCAGCCGAGATTTCCCTTCCCTGGGGGCTTCGGCACAGCCAGTTCCTGCCCAAAAAAGCCCTTGGGGAGTGGGGAAGGACCAGGGTCCCCGCAGcctccccatccttcctccaTCCTGTGTGGTCCAGACCAGCTCTGGCTGCTCTTTCCCGGGAGCTCCGTGATGCTCCGTGCTCCGAGGCGtccggggcaggcagggagctggcaggcagggcaggagcagacGGAAAACCATAGGGAAGACCCCAAATCCCCACCCAGCGcgaggggagggcggcggcgcTGAACCCGGGAGCCCAGTCCCTCCCCGGTGTCGTGCCTTTGGGGTAAAGGCTGTTTCCCTCCCAGCTCAGGTGGAAGGACCCAGCCTGCAGCACCAGCCGCCTTCGCCGTCAACCGTTTCTGATTTCTAACGGGACACCAGCAAAATGATCTTCATGTTTTGGTGGACAGGGTGCGAGGGTGGGGAAGGGCTCGTGCAGCGGCGCAGAGCAGGTCCCGGCTTGCAGGTCCTTCCTCCGCACTCGCTCCTCTATTTGTGCAATTCTTTTGTTAATAGTAGATTGTGCATATTcctgggttgggggttttttcccatttttttcttatatgtgtttggggttgttttgtgaATAAATAAAAGCCCTTTGAAAGTGTGCTGAGACCTGACTTGCTTCCCCGCCACCCCTTCGAAGCCCGGGCAGGAGCAAACGGCTGGGGAACAGGTAACGCCCCAAGCCCAGAGGTGAGGGCTCAGCTCTTGCCGCCAAAAATTGGTGCAAATCTCTCGCTGGCTCCCGAGCAGCCCTCGATTCCCACCCAGCTGGGAGCTGAGCTTGgaccttccccagcccagctccgggGGTACAGCCCTGACCCCCGCCAGGCTCGGGGGGGGTGAGGTTGGGTCCGGCTCTGGGTTTGTTCCCGGTGGGATTTGGCAGCCC
This window contains:
- the SSC4D gene encoding scavenger receptor cysteine-rich domain-containing group B protein — its product is MMKSGDNGGLWGQPPLDARLRDDHGAAMRLGPHPARRHSTGRPDVGVLPLSLMPAALLLLLLGPTGTTSEPALLPFPEIRLANGPSRCQGRVEILYNGSWGTVCDDDWDIVDANVVCRQLGCGHAIVLPAAMTFGQGSGPIFLDNVDCKGREAALSECWSHGWGIHNCYHYEDVAVVCNEFLPTQASEGPTSRTLTASVQDGESDGSIRLVSGTDTCRGRVEIFYRGNWGTVCDDDWGLSDASVVCKQVGCGQALDYKSNAYFGYGTGRILLDNVNCDGSEPFLSACYSLGWGIHNCGHHEDAGVICTGLDTSTITSFTTSVALDYEETLTATATAATDSRDQPSQATEVVTTGLLTFEQESDGVRLVNGNGSCRGRVEVRHRGTWGTVCDDDWDFPDAQVVCRQLGCGAALAATVLGSFGYGSGPVLLDNVGCGGGEARLADCFHLGWGQHNCGHHEDAGVICRGADDAGDHFQEATATTTTSAPTRPKDGSVRLVNGSHRCEGRVEMFYLSQWGTVCDDAWDLRDAKVVCRQLGCGHAVAAWGEARYGQGTGYIFLDNLKCKGHEPSLLRCSHIRWDVHNCDHSEDAGAVCGIL